GataaaatatctaaatattaaaaaattagtGTGGTGAAATATTAATATAATGTATAAAATGAGTGGCTACGATTGAATCTCATATCTCACAATAAAAGAGGTTTTCACTGGAGTAAGACCCTATATAGTTAAATACAAGTGAAAATATAAATACTATATTCAatgaaaatatattaaatataacagcaatttgatatatattacaattgaaatataataacatatttaaatataaccaaacataattaataaatattacttatatatctattataaaatattatattatattatattatattataatatattatatctATTTGTATTTATACAAATATACaatgtatattaaaataaatataataaagtttaaaaagttaaatataaaataaattttaatatatatatattaagtgtaatataaatatatatatatattaatgtaCTTAGGGCCCATTTGTTAACACCAGAACAGAATCAGAATGGGTTTAACTCAATCGGTCTGTTGTTCAGGTGATTTgggtaaaaaaaattattgagCTGGACCAGTCAAAATCATCTGGACGACACCTAAAATCAGCTGGACGAATCGTATACAAACTCTTCCTAAAATCTATTTTCCATATATATCCAGCAGCCTCTCCTGCATATCTCATCTGGAGGTCGCACAATTTTTCTGTTATCAATACTCTAGTCTCTATCTTTCATATAAATCCATCAACTACtcctctatatatatatatatattcaattaCAATTTACAAGTGTTTCTCTATCTCTGCTATCTGCTCTCTACAGGTACGTTCTTATTCTTGTTAATTCTCTCTCTGTTTGGTCCCAAGTCCAAATCATGTCATAATATTAATACAACAAGCAAGTACATTATGTAGATTTATAGATTTGGCTTTGTCAGCCTTGTACTTGATGTCATGCTAATTAACTATATTGTCATACACAAGTTGCAGATTGAGTTTTTTAATCAAACCATACTATTCTAGCCTTAATAATTCTAGTATTAAGACAGTTTCACATTCTAATCCTTATTTAATTATACCTAAGTGTTGTAAAGAAACAACTACTTAGTTTAGAAGCAGGTGAAATGACAGTACTGTGCGCCTTGTGAGCTCTTTAGTAACGTGTCAAATTCTAACAAATATTCGGACTCTGGTAAACGAATGATTTGTACAATAAATAATTTCAATATTTTATCATCGGGGGGACTAACACAGACTGTCAAACAGATGGCTCCATATTCATTCTCTACGCAGCGAGATATTGTGATAACTTGTATTGCAGTTCACAATTTCATAAGAAAGAAAAAACTAGAAGATGAATTATTTGATCGATGTGATCAAGCTTCCTTAGTCAGATAACGATGGAGAAGGAGATAAAAAAAGATTTAGAAGGACCAATGAATGACACAGAGTGGGGATCTCAAGCCACACAATATATGAATGATCTTCGTAATCAAATTGCTCAGAAACTTTAAGGAAAGTTCTTGAAAATTATATAGTTATGTTTTcattgaataattttaaaattgtatTAACATTGTTAAGTTGATTTGTCATTTTTAGaactatattaaaaaaatattcatTTCGTATCATTCAGTGATAAATAgatattatttgttaaataatattAATCATTCAGCAGGGTATAATAGTAAATTAATActatccaaataatttttttaaaaaaaattaacaaacaACATGAATCATTTGGTTGTTCAGAATAACCATTCCTTCAGATTGTCCAGAAATTTTACCGGTTCAGCAAATGTGATTCATATTTAACAAATGGGCCCTTAGTAGGTTAAGTTTTAAATAAAAGACCAAAACTTGCGTGGATATTTTAGCTAATGTTACAGTATCAACAGATATAAAACAAATATAAAAGACGTGATAGAGGATATCTAACAGCTGTGATGGTCGGAGAGGTATATTTTTTTAACTAATATCTAAATCATGTCGTTGCCTAGACTTTGTACGTAACGATGCTCTTAGGCTGGGAAGAGTATGtactaaaataatttttggaaaattaattaaaaaaaatactgTCATAAATTATTCTCACAAAAATccataaatttaattttttattatttttacaaAAGTGCAGACACCTTTCTTTTTCATTGAAAGGTGAAGACCCTTTGGATAAATATTTATCTTACAAAATAATGAATTAATTGATACTGAATTGAGAAAACACATTATCCAGTGTACAATTATTCATCATTCACGTGTATTTTTTTCTTCATTTTCACATTTATTCGTTAACCAACACCACCTGTTTGATAAAATTCTCAAAAGAGTTGGCATTGTCGTAAAATCctgcataattattttatttttctgtCTGCAGACTATATTTGCAATACAGGCTACGGAAAGTTAGTAAATTGTGTGCCGGGAAGTTTTCACATTGCAATGCATGCATTTCCATTTCCAGGTAAGATTTGTTTTTGCTTTTTTTATAATGTCCATTTATATGGAGAATATACCGAATGTTTCGGTGATAACATAAAAATTTAGATGCGGAATTTTCGTATGCTTTCTGATGTAGCACTTAACATTGTTAGCTTATCATTACGGTATTATCATTACATTTTAACATACATTAATAGGCAGTAGCAAGCTTTTCAGGTCCATAGAAACTGCAGTTAGTCTTTTAATGAGATTATCATGCATAATGCAAATCAGTATTGGTAACTAAAGTCTATAAGTTCATGTCATCCTCGTAAAGGTGTGTTAGCACATAGTTATCTTACTTAGAAGCTGTTTCTAATGGATTCCAGCTCACATAATACGTCATGCATGTCTGGTCGATCCTTTGGCGATGGCTTGGAGCATGCAAGACCAATATTGAACATTCTAGTTAGGCGTTTTTCTACTCTTTTGCCCTCCCTTCCAGATGTCATTACCTTCATGAGTGGGTCAGTAATGTCAATTACGTTGTCAGGCAAGGCCATCCAAACAAAGTTATGAAGGTTAAGACCTCTCCGGAACATACGATTGGTGGGCTTTTTACTTGTCAGCATTTCCAGTAATAAAATCCCAAAGCTGTATATGTCTCCCTTGGTTGTCATCTTGCATCCTAGACCATACTCTAATaatcaaaaaaaaaaatcaaaagctTTAGCTATAAATTGCAATATAGAGTACAATATACCAAAGACAAAATGGTAGCTTTAGGGGAACTCCCGCAATAATGCAGTGACTCTCACTCTCCATGCTTACTGCCATACATTGACAAATATGCATACTACTATATACGTGTATTCACCATTATATATGAGATTTATAATAAAACCAAAAAGAAATTCTATAGATCCATCTTGTGATAACTTCAAAAAAAAAATGGGGCTTCAGTCATAAGGGTAATTTGGACAATGATCCAGATGCATTAATACTACTTGGTGAGAGTTCATGGCAGTGTGAAGTTCACTCACTGTCCCTCAACCTGAGAACAAAAAATGGTGTTTGACAAAAGGATTAAATATAGGAGTAACCATTAAATTGTTATAGATGAGTGCAGAATTCAGACCAGAGTATGCAAAGGATAATGGGTGACTGCAGAGGAGTTTATATTGTCAAATGTATTAGCTGTATGTTAGCTGTATTAGCTGTCCCTAATTAGATTGAGATATATTAGCCGTATTAACAGAATTGGTTACCTTCCATATTTAGAGTATAGAATTGTTGTATAGGCTGAAATTTGCAAGTTAGCTGCATTTCATGATAGAATTCAGCTTTTATTATTGTTATATAATGAGGACTCTCCAACAATGGGAGAGATACTTTTCCCTGCCAATATTCTTGtcatggtattagagctacaaTTCTGATTTCCTCTTGTTTCTGATCAATTCTTTTTCATCGTTCTTGTGTCTTGATAAAGTTCCTTGTTCCTAGTCACTCTTGATCGTTCTCTCAGAATCATGTCTTTAGACAAGTATGACACTCTCTTGGTTCGCCCTAATGGCAAAAATTATATTCAACATGGGCATTTCACTTTCAGATCTTTGTCAAAGGGAAGGATTTATGGGGTTATGTTAGTGGCACCACTCTTGCGCCTGACAAAGAAAAAGACAAGACTGGATATGCTAAGTGGGAAATTAAAGATGCACAGATCATGGGCTGGCTGCTAGGATCTGTCGATCCGAACATTATATTGAACTTACGGCCTTTCAAAACTTCAGCTGTCTGAAGAAGATATATAGTCAGCAAAACACTGCTCGTCGCTTTCAACTAGAACATGACATAGGCAAACTTTAACAAGATGGCCTTTCAATTTATGATTTTTATTCTTCATTTATGAATCTATGGGTTGAATACACGGATATTGTCTATGCCTCTGTACCCGCTGAAGGTCTTTAGTCGGTTCAAGATGTACATGAAACTACTAAAAGAGATCAGTTTCTTATGAAATTGCGGTCTGAGTTTGAAGCTACTAGGTCAAACCTTATGAATCGAGATCCTCTTCCTTCTCTGGATACATGTCTTAATGATTTGCTTCGGGAGGAACAACGTCTTCTCACTCAAGACACCTTGAAAGAACAGAATTCTGAGTTAGTTCATCTGGCGTATGCAACACAAGGTAAATCAAGAGGCAGGGAAATGCGTAATGTTCAATGTTTCTCTTGCAAAGGTTTTGGACATTATGCTTCAAAGTTCAAACTGTTCCAAAAAAATTTGCAATTATTGTAAGAAAGATGGACATATAATCAAGGAATGTCCTATTCGTCCACCAAAAAAATCTGAGACAGCCTACACAGCCATGGTTGGATCCTTAAATACCAGAGGTATGATGAATACTGGACATATGACACGGAATGATATCGCTCCTGTTCAACCCATGACACCTGAAATGATTCAGCAAATGATCATTTCAGCATTTTTCACTCTAGGAATTTCTGGTAAATCTACTCTCGAATTACCTACTTGGTACTTTGATTCTGCAGcttttaatcatatgaaaaataatgctgattttcttaaaaatataagtAAATATTGCAGAAATCTTGAAATCGGTACTGCAGATGGGAATCATTTACCTATCACAGCAACCGGTGATATTTCTTCCTCTTTAACCGATGTCTTTGTCTCTCCTGCCCTTACCACTAACCTTATTTCTATCGGTCAATTGATAAAAAATAATTGCAAAGTGACATTTTCAAAATCTGGTTGTATTGTACAGGATCAGCAGTAAGGGAGGGTGATCACGAGGGGGCCTAAAGTTGGGCGTCTCTTTCCTATATAATTTTCTTCACCATGTCGCTCGTTTCCTATTATTTCTTGTAATTCTTCCCGTATTGATTACCATGGCATAAGCGTCTAGGACACCCTAATAATAACGTTCTTCGTGGTTTGCTAAAATCTGGTATACTTGGGAATAAATAATATCTTCTCTTAGTTCTGTCCAATTCGATTGCAATTCTTGTAAACTTGGAAAAACGAAACTTTACCATTTCCCATTCATACTTCTGATGTAACTCAACGTTTTGATTTAATACATAGTGATGTTTGGGTAATGTCACTGATTGTTTCTCATACTAAGTATAAGTACTTTGTCACATTTATTGACGATTATAGTCATTTTACTTGGATATATTTGCTTTGTTCTAAATCTGAAGTGCTCTCAGCCTTCAAGATTTTTCATGCATATATTCAAACTCAACTCGATACAAAAATCAAAATTATTTGCTCAGATAATGGGGGTGAATATATGTCTTATTTGTTTCAAGAGTATTTACAATCCAATGGTATAATTTCTCAAAGGTCTTGTCCTTCAACTCCCCAACAAAATGGGATAGCTGAAAGAAAAAATTGCCATCTTCTCGATGTTGTACGTGCCCTTTTGTTGGAATCATTGTGCCCTCTAGGTTCTGGTGTGAAGCTCTCTCTACTGCAGTGTACCTCATAAATAGATTACCGTCACCATCCTTAAATCACGTTTCACCTTTCACTCGGTTATTTGGTCCCACTCCAGATTAGTCAGGTCTTCATAATTTTGGATGTGTATGTTATGTTCACCTTCCTCCATATGAACGCACAAAACTCACATACCAGTCAACAAAATGTGCTTTCTTAGGATATGCTCTACACCATAAAGGATTTCTCCGTTACGATCCTAATTTACCATGTACTCGAGTTTCAAGAAATGTAGTTTTTCTAGGAAAACCAACCTTTTTTCTCTACTTACAATGATCATCATTCTCCGTTATCTTCAGTTGTACCTCTATTTACTAACTCTTATGCAGATTCTTTATTTATTCCAGTGTTATTTGAATCTGAACATCCATCTCCTAAATCACTTTTGGTGTATCAACGACGCACTAAAGTCATGCCAAACTAGAATACTATACCAGAAACTCTCAAGCCAATCCACCTCCTCAAACTGATTCTTTTTCTGCTGATCATGTTCAAGCCTCTCCACCCCCTTAAAATGATTCCCTTGTTGCTGATCCCGTTCAAGCCACTGCACCTGCCACTCGTAGACATAGCACTCGAGTGAGTCAGCCTCCAGATAGGTATGGTTTTACTAATCCTGTATCATTGACAACTGCTATATCAACCATTCCTATTCCCACATCATATAAACATGCAATGAAGCATGAATGTTAGAGGAAGCTATTGAAACTGAGCTTCTTGCACTTGAAGAAAACCAAACATGGGATATTGTAGCGCGTCCCAAATCTGTGAAATCTCTTGGCACCAAGTTTGCGTTCTCAGTAAAACTTCATCCGGTTGGTTCCGTTGAGAGGTATAAGGCTCGACTAGtagttcttggaaatagacaaGAGTACGGCATAGATTACGAAGAGACGTTTGCACCGGTAGCTAAAATGACCGTCGTGCGAACCATACTAACCCTTGATGCGTCTCAATCATGGAAATTGtctcaaatggatgtgaagatcGCTTTCTTACACAATGACCTCAAGGAAGACGTTTATATAACACTTCCCAATGGTATGCCTATCTCACCTAATCATGTTTGCAAACTGAAGCGCTCTTTATATGGTTTAAAGCAGACACCTAGAATCTGGTTTGAAAAGTTCAAATCCACTTTACTTAGTTTTTCATATACGCAAAGTAAACATGACTCTTCCCTTTTTCTGAAAAAGACAAGTGTGGGTATAGTTATGCTTCTTGTCTACGTGGATGATATCCTTGACACTGGTTCTGATATACAAGCCACTGATTGTCTTAAAAAATATGTTACATTCCACTTTCCAAATGAAAGATCTTGGTCAGCTCGATTATTTCTTGGGATTAGAGGTACATTATCGACCGCGAGGTATCTTCTTGAATCAACACAAGTATGTTCAAGATTTGGTTGAGTTAGTCAGGACTCAAGGGCTCTAATTATGTTGAAACCCCAATGGAAATTAATGTCAAATATAGCAAAGAAGAAGGAGAGCTACTTTATGATTCTACTTTATACTGGAAGCTAGTTGACAACCTTATATATATCTTACCATTACTCGACCGGATATCTCTTACGTTGTACATATAGTAAGTAAGTTCATGCAATGTCCTCGACACTTCCACCTATCAGCTGTCAAACGAATCATCTGGTATATCCTTGGAACTCCTAGACGTGGCCTGTGTTCTTCCCCGGTGGTTCTTCACACAAGCTTCAAGCGTACAGTGATGCGGATTGGGCTGGATGCCCCGATGCTAGAAAGTCTATTACTGGTTGGTGTATGTTTCTTGGAGATGCTCTTATTTCATGGAAATGCAAAAAGCAGAATCGTGTATCGAAGTCGTCTAGAGAAGAAGAATATCATACCATTTCTGCCGCTTGTTCTAAAAGTATTTAGCTACGTGGGCTCCTTGGATTCTCTCAAGCCCAACCAACTCCATTGCATGCTGATAACAACAACGCCATTCAGATTGCATCCAACCCTGTTTACCACGAACGTACAAAATATGTTTACCACGAACGTACAAAATACATCGAGGTTGACTGTCATTCTATTCGTGAGGCTTATGACCACCTGGTTATTACTCTCCCACATATCTCCACCAGTCTACAAATTGCTGATATTTTTACCAAATCGATGCCACGTCAGCGCCACAACTTTCTTGTTGGCAAATGGATGCTTGAAGATTTTCCAGCAGCATCAATTTGAGGGAGGGTGTCAAATGTTTTAGCTCTATGTTAGCTGTATTAGTTGTCCCTAATTAGATTGGGATATATTAGCTGTATTAACAAATTTGGTTACCTTCCATATTTAGAGTATAGAACTGTTATAAAGGCTGAAATCTGCAAATTAGCTGCATTTCATGATAGAATTCAGCTTGTATTATAGTTATATAATGAGGACTCTCCAGCAATGGGAGAGATCCTTTTCCCTACCAATATTCTTGtcatatactccctccgtcccaattcATCTGTCTTGTTTGAATTTTTGCGGTCAAACTGACTCAACTTTGACTGAAAATTTCATATAGTATATAATCGAAAATATGTATAAAGAATATATCACTAGAAAGTACATTTAATATACTTTAATATGCAATTTTaagtttttcaaaataatgaaataatgagtttttatttacggtcaaagttgagtcaatttgaccataaaaagtcaaacaagacagataatttgggacggagggagtatatgtTAGTGATAATATAAACAATTTAGCCAAGGATGTAAACAGTTGAAGTTATGAGCCCATCGAATGCTAAGGAGCAGCCATGACTATAAAGATGTCCATACTCTAATGTAGCATATACCTGTTTTAGAGGGAAGGGTTGAAAGGCTGATATTGCGTATAGTGGATGTCATTGAGATTAACAAAATTTACAAATTTTCTAGCTTCCCATCTCATATTCTATCTTCTTAGTTTTCGAAAAAGAATAAGTATACCTGGTATGCACATCCTATGCTAAACTAGAACATGTAAATGCTTAAATTAGCCCCAATAGAATTCATATTACATTTCAATTCAAGAGTTATAGTAACTTTACCTGGAGCTATATATCCGGTGGTTCCTCGTATACCAGTTGGGCTGCTACATTGGTTCATATTTGGGGATTCATGAAGAGAAATTGCCAATCCGAAATCTGCAATTCGTGCGAACATATTTTTGTCTATCAAAATGTTGCCTGGTTTTAGATCACAGTGAATAATGCAATGCTTGCATTGACGATGAAGATAATCGAGTGCACAGGCTACATCAATTGCTATATTTATTCTTGCAAGAAGGCTCAACATTCGAGGTGTCACAGGGCCATCATGGTACGTTTTATTTGTTGGATGAAGCCACATCTCTAAACTCCCATGATCCATGAGCTCATAAACAATAGCTCGAAAATCATGACCTTCCTGATCTACACTTGTGCATGTAGTTATGATCTTTACAATATATTTGTGGTCAATCATTTTTAATGTTTGATACTCTGTGTTGAAACTTCTCACTGCTCCTCTTCGTTGTAGGTTGAATACTTTGAttgcaacagccgttccagtcCCAGTTTCTATCCCACTATGCGTTACGAGACGAAATTTTTCTTGATGAAAAATTCCCTTATAAACTGAGCCAAAACCACCTGCACCGACTAAGTTGGTTGAGGAGAATCCGTTAGTAGCTTTATGGAGATCCATATATGACACTGTGACTGAATTTTGAGTTATATCGGGGGAAGGATTGATAGACTGTCTTGCTGTGTGTATAGTCCGGTTGGCTCTACCAAAATTTTCTTCTTCATGCCTTCCAGAGGGCACTTTTAGAACTTCTGTCCTACACCATTTGGTCAAAATAATTGAAGGCATgatcgataaataaataaatgtgtATTTATTTATATATGCATCTTAACTACGGGAATTATACCTGTTCCATAGTAGAGATTTCTTGTACCTCCGAGCCATCAAAACTGCATCTAGAAAACTTCTTTCATCAAACGCCTGGATACCATCTTTACTGGCCTGAAgcaaaatatttaataaatttttaatgcTTAAAAAAATTTAATGATATAATAAACATTAATCTTCAAATAATGGGAATTATGCAGTTTAACAACCTTGAAGGTGCTAATGATTTTACATTCGGCCCAGTACTTGATGTTGCGGTGTAATACTAAAAATTCAAGAATTttagaaagaaagagagagaatGTAGGTTTATAGAAAATAAAAAGAACATAGTTTACTGACCTTAAAGATGCTTTTAACTGTTTCCAGCACACTTAAGATATCTCTAATGTCTGGTCGGAACTTTGGCAAGTTCTGGGTACATTTCACACCAATGTCTAAAAGCATAACCAGACTAGCCTTCGCCTTTGCTGCATCATATCTATTGAGTTCATGTAGATAGAATGGGTGGATAACATCATCTATCCTGTCAGACAAGGCATTAGAAACAAATTTCTGAAGCTTAAATGATCCATGAAACATAGGGTCAGTAATCTTCTTCCCCGTAAACATCTCCAGTAGTATTATTCCGTAGCTGTAGACATCTCCCTTAGTTGAAACCATGCATCCCTGATAGTACTCTTGTGCATTAAATATCAGAATGATGACAGTTAGAATTTGTCAGCTAGCCTTCGAACAAATCATGAAAATATTAGTTTCTTAATCGATCACTAATCCTGTACACTACTGTTTCCAATTAGTTTTATTTGTCTAAAATCATATTACAGTGCTCTTTTATTGGCTCCAGAAAGTCATCAAAACTTGTTAAATCCACCTATATGGACAAGTTCCACTAGTTTTGGAGATAGTATAACCATTTAGATTTATTATCACCAATTGAGAATAGATGCAAGAAAAAGATTTAGGGGACATGTTTTTGATATTTGTGGCAATGAAGAGGTTGAAGCAAGAATATATAAATACTAGGATATACCAAATTACATGTTCTACTACTAAATAGGACTGCAGAAATGGCCAGTTCATTTTAAACGTTAATTGTTAAGACAGCAAAAGGATTTACCGTACCTAACATTAACGCGTTCTATCCCAACTTGGCCGTTACTCTGACAAAATATTACATGTTTAAGAATGAAAGAACAACATAATATGAAATTTATATTGTATGAAGTGGAACCTGTGTTGGTTTTTACCTGGAGGTGCATATCCAAGGGTTCCTACAAATCCATTAAAACTGCTATGACTTGTGCTGCCTAATTTTGCAAGAAATTTGGCCAGTCCAAAATTTGATAGATGTGCCCTCATGTCTGTATCTAGCAAAATATTGCTTTGTTTCAAATTACAATGTATCAAGGGGTTGTCCGCTTGATTATGAATATAATCAAGTGCACTAGCCACATCGATCGCTATGTTTATTCTGGTATCAAGGCTCAGAATCTGAGGCATGCTGAGCTCATCATGAGATGACTCACTTGTTAAATGGTTCCACCTATCTAAGCTCCCATGCTCCATGAAGTCGTAAACAGTAGCTGTAAATTTTTTGTTGTTCTCATCGATGCTTGTACATGTATTTCTGATCTTAATAATGTTTTTGTGGCGAATGTTTCTCAGGGCTTCACACTCAGTGATGAAATAGATGGATGCTTGAGGCTTGAATACTCTAACTGTAAGATCTTTTCCATTGTATGGTGGACTACAAAATTTCCCTTTATACACTAATCCAGAATTACCCTCGCCGACTAAGTTGTTCCGTGAGAATCCATCAGTTGCTTGATGGAGTAGCTCGTAGGACAATTGGATGGGTGACGTGTTTATCTTTGATTCTAAAAAGCTCAGTGGCTTTCCTTTTGTCCTTTTAAGCCATATATAGCAACCAGTGGCTAGAGGAACTTGTATCGCACCTATCAAGATCAAAACTTGTACCCAATGCATTTTGTGTTTATGTGATCCATGACTACTGCATTTTGGTAGCTGTAGTTCAGGTATGCCTCCACAAAGCCCATTATTACCTACTACTGAAAATGCACTTGCATTTGCGAATATTCCTTTTGTATGTACCTCTCCCTGGAGATTATTCCAGCTTACATTTAAATATTTCAAGGATAGTGTTTCAAAGAAATCAGGGATTTTCCCAGAGAACTCATTACGAGAAATATCAAAATTTTGCATACCTCTTAACATTTCCATTGATTGTGAGATGTTACCGTGAATGAAGTTGCCCTGCATGTAAAGTGAATCGAGGGCAAAGCATTCACCAAGCTGTGTTGGAATGGAACCAGAAAGCTCATTTTCCGAAATATCCAATGCAGCTAAGGTTTTCAAAGCACCAATACCTGCTGGTAGTGATCCAACCAAATGGTTTTGAGAAAGATTTAACTTAATAGAGAAAGGAGAAATATTAAAGAGTTTGTTGGGTATAGTTCCACTGAAGTTATTCCGAGACAACTCCAAGAGGACCAACATTGGACAAAGTCCAAGACTAGGTGGAATGGTCCCGTTCAACTCATTATTTTCTAAATGCAACTCATCCAGCATAGATAGGTTCCCTATGGAAGCAGGAATGTTCCCTGAAAGTCTGTTGTTAGAAAGCAGAACTCGTTGCAGCTTCCCCAGTTTTGTGATCTCGGAGGGAAAAACGCCTGTGAACTTGTTACCTTCTAATGATAAAAATATCAAGTTGATAAATTCACATATCTCTGTAGGGATGCTTCCAGAAATCTGATTATCTGCTAAACTTATCATTGTTAGCTCATTTGAAAAATTTGCAACAGAACGGGGCAATGATCCATGAAAATTATTGCTCCCTAGTTCCAAAATTTTGATGCTGCTGCAATTGATCATTGAGTCAAAAAAACTCAAGTCATCCTGTTTCCCAAGTCCTAGATTGTTATTTTCCAAACCTAATTTTTGAAGATACGGTAGCCTTCCAAAATCTACAGCTATGGGGCCGCTAAAATTGTTGAAGTTAAAATCAATAGATTGAAGCCGGGAAGCATTAGAAAGTGATATGGGAATGCTTCCAGTGAATTTGTTATTTGATAGCAGAATCTTTTGGAGATTGGGAAGAGTCAACCCAATGTCTGATGGTATACTTCCTTCAAGTTGATTATTGGCCAAATTGAAGACATTTAGTAATGAGAGGTTGAAAACAGAAGCAGGGATCATACCAGTAAGTTTATTGGAGAAAAGTTCGAGAATGACTAGCCTATGAGCTCGTCCAAAGGTATCTGGTATGTTTCCTTCCAAAGCATTTCGTCCTAAGTTTAGAACTTTTAGCCTAGAAAGGCGGTGTACTTCTTGAGGAATCATGCCTTGAAGATTGTTGTTGTAGAGAATGATCTCACTCAAAAAACTCATGTTTCCAATATCAGAAGACATAGAACCCACCAAACCTTTAGATGAAAGGTTTATGGTGGTGACTCTTTTGTGGCGTTTGCTGCATATAATGCCTTCCCAGTTGCAGAAATGGAGAGACTTATTCCACGAGCTAAGAGCTCCTTGTGGATCATGAATAATGTTTTCTTTGAAGGCCAACAATGCTTGTTGATCTCTTTCAGTTCCACTTAGCATAGCTTTACAATTGGAGATGATAAGAGCGAGGCAGAGGCAGACGAGGATAAAGATAACACGTATATCCGGTATTTTTCATCTCCTCGCATTTTGAAAGTTCTGCTTCTGTATATTTCCTTTATCACTTTCCAGGCCCTTGTGTTGATTGATATATTAATATATCCGGTACTGAATGC
This genomic interval from Apium graveolens cultivar Ventura chromosome 8, ASM990537v1, whole genome shotgun sequence contains the following:
- the LOC141677345 gene encoding LRR receptor-like serine/threonine-protein kinase EFR isoform X4, which translates into the protein MLSGTERDQQALLAFKENIIHDPQGALSSWNKSLHFCNWEGIICSKRHKRVTTINLSSKGLVGSMSSDIGNMSFLSEIILYNNNLQGMIPQEVHRLSRLKVLNLGRNALEGNIPDTFGRAHRLVILELFSNKLTGMIPASVFNLSLLNVFNLANNQLEGSIPSDIGLTLPNLQKILLSNNKFTGSIPISLSNASRLQSIDFNFNNFSGPIAVDFGRLPYLQKLGLENNNLGLGKQDDLSFFDSMINCSSIKILELGSNNFHGSLPRSVANFSNELTMISLADNQISGSIPTEICEFINLIFLSLEGNKFTGVFPSEITKLGKLQRVLLSNNRLSGNIPASIGNLSMLDELHLENNELNGTIPPSLGLCPMLVLLELSRNNFSGTIPNKLFNISPFSIKLNLSQNHLVGSLPAGIGALKTLAALDISENELSGSIPTQLGECFALDSLYMQGNFIHGNISQSMEMLRGMQNFDISRNEFSGKIPDFFETLSLKYLNVSWNNLQGEVHTKGIFANASAFSVVGNNGLCGGIPELQLPKCSSHGSHKHKMHWVQVLILIGAIQVPLATGCYIWLKRTKGKPLSFLESKINTSPIQLSYELLHQATDGFSRNNLVGEGNSGLVYKGKFCSPPYNGKDLTVRVFKPQASIYFITECEALRNIRHKNIIKIRNTCTSIDENNKKFTATVYDFMEHGSLDRWNHLTSESSHDELSMPQILSLDTRINIAIDVASALDYIHNQADNPLIHCNLKQSNILLDTDMRAHLSNFGLAKFLAKLGSTSHSSFNGFVGTLGYAPPEYYQGCMVSTKGDVYSYGIILLEMFTGKKITDPMFHGSFKLQKFVSNALSDRIDDVIHPFYLHELNRYDAAKAKASLVMLLDIGVKCTQNLPKFRPDIRDILSVLETVKSIFKASKDGIQAFDERSFLDAVLMARRYKKSLLWNRTEVLKVPSGRHEEENFGRANRTIHTARQSINPSPDITQNSVTVSYMDLHKATNGFSSTNLVGAGGFGSVYKGIFHQEKFRLVTHSGIETGTGTAVAIKVFNLQRRGAVRSFNTEYQTLKMIDHKYIVKIITTCTSVDQEGHDFRAIVYELMDHGSLEMWLHPTNKTYHDGPVTPRMLSLLARINIAIDVACALDYLHRQCKHCIIHCDLKPGNILIDKNMFARIADFGLAISLHESPNMNQCSSPTGIRGTTGYIAPG